From a region of the Robbsia betulipollinis genome:
- the hisB gene encoding imidazoleglycerol-phosphate dehydratase HisB produces the protein MRPAEVVRDTSETQIRVKLDLDGTGRPALHSGVPFLDHMLDQIARHGLIDLEVEAKGDTHIDDHHTVEDVGITLGQAVAKAIGDRKGIRRYGHAYVPLDECLSRVVIDFSGRPGLEFHVPFTRERVGTFDVDLTIEFFRGFVNHAGVTLHIDNLRGVNAHHQVETVFKAFGRALRMAVEMDERAAGQIPSTKGSL, from the coding sequence ATGCGACCTGCGGAAGTTGTACGCGACACCAGCGAAACGCAAATCCGGGTGAAGCTCGATCTCGACGGCACGGGCCGCCCCGCGCTGCATTCCGGCGTGCCCTTTCTCGACCACATGCTCGACCAGATCGCCCGTCACGGGCTGATCGACCTCGAAGTCGAAGCGAAAGGCGATACCCATATCGACGATCACCACACCGTCGAGGATGTCGGCATCACGCTGGGTCAGGCGGTGGCGAAGGCGATCGGCGATCGCAAGGGCATCCGCCGCTACGGCCATGCCTACGTACCGCTGGACGAGTGCCTGTCGCGCGTCGTCATCGATTTCTCCGGCCGGCCGGGACTCGAATTCCACGTACCGTTCACGCGCGAGCGCGTGGGCACCTTCGACGTGGACCTGACGATCGAATTCTTCCGCGGCTTCGTCAACCATGCCGGCGTGACCCTGCATATCGACAATCTGCGCGGCGTCAACGCGCACCATCAGGTCGAGACGGTCTTCAAGGCCTTCGGCCGCGCGCTGCGCATGGCGGTCGAAATGGACGAGCGCGCCGCCGGGCAGATTCCATCGACCAAGGGCAGTCTCTGA
- the hisD gene encoding histidinol dehydrogenase yields the protein MALNIRRLDSRDAGFDATLAAVLAFEAGEDAAIDQAVAGILADVKTRGDAAVLDYTRRFDRLDAQHAPNVEALELRADELDRALDGLEPARRHALETAAARVRAFHEKQATESGTHSWQYTEADGTMLGQKVTPLDRVGIYVPGGKAAYPSSVLMNAIPASVAGVREIVMVVPTPGGVRNDLVLAAARLGRVDRVFTIGGAQAVGALAYGTRTVPAVDKIVGPGNAYVACAKRRVFGTVGIDMIAGPSEILVICDGTTDPRWVAMDLFSQAEHDELAQSILLCPDAAYLDAVQAAADALLPTMPRQAVIRASLEGRGALIQVRDMAEACAIANRIAPEHLEISAAAPAQWAEQIRHAGAIFLGRFSSESLGDYCAGPNHVLPTSRTARFSSPLGVYDFIKRSSLIQVSEQGAMTLGRIAAELAYGEGLQAHARSAELRMETLAAPDPAA from the coding sequence ATGGCACTCAACATTCGTAGACTCGATTCCCGCGACGCCGGCTTCGACGCCACGCTGGCCGCGGTGCTGGCGTTCGAAGCGGGCGAGGACGCCGCGATCGACCAGGCGGTGGCCGGCATCCTGGCCGACGTCAAGACGCGCGGCGACGCCGCCGTGCTCGACTACACCCGCCGTTTCGACCGGCTCGATGCGCAGCACGCGCCGAATGTCGAGGCGCTCGAACTGCGCGCCGACGAACTCGACCGCGCGCTCGACGGCCTGGAACCGGCGCGGCGCCACGCGCTGGAGACGGCGGCGGCGCGCGTGCGTGCCTTCCACGAGAAGCAGGCCACGGAATCCGGCACGCACAGCTGGCAATACACCGAAGCCGACGGCACCATGCTCGGGCAGAAGGTCACGCCGCTGGACCGCGTGGGCATCTACGTGCCGGGCGGCAAGGCGGCCTACCCGTCGTCGGTGCTGATGAACGCGATTCCGGCATCGGTCGCCGGCGTGCGCGAGATCGTCATGGTCGTGCCCACGCCGGGCGGCGTGCGCAACGATCTGGTGCTGGCCGCCGCGCGCCTGGGACGCGTGGACCGCGTCTTCACGATCGGCGGCGCGCAGGCCGTCGGCGCGCTCGCCTACGGCACCCGTACCGTGCCCGCGGTCGACAAGATCGTCGGCCCCGGCAATGCCTATGTGGCGTGCGCGAAGCGCCGCGTCTTCGGCACCGTCGGCATCGACATGATCGCCGGGCCGTCCGAGATTCTGGTGATCTGCGACGGCACCACGGACCCGCGCTGGGTCGCGATGGACCTGTTTTCGCAGGCCGAGCACGACGAACTCGCGCAATCGATCCTGCTGTGTCCGGATGCCGCCTATCTGGACGCCGTGCAGGCGGCGGCCGACGCGCTGCTGCCCACCATGCCCCGGCAGGCGGTGATCCGGGCGTCGCTCGAGGGGCGCGGCGCGCTGATCCAGGTCCGCGACATGGCCGAGGCGTGCGCGATCGCGAACCGCATCGCGCCCGAGCACCTCGAAATCTCCGCCGCCGCGCCCGCGCAATGGGCCGAGCAGATCCGGCACGCCGGCGCCATTTTCCTCGGCCGCTTCAGCAGCGAGAGCCTCGGCGACTACTGCGCCGGCCCGAATCACGTGCTGCCGACTTCCCGCACCGCGCGGTTTTCCTCGCCGCTCGGCGTCTACGACTTCATCAAGCGCTCGAGTCTGATCCAGGTCAGCGAGCAGGGGGCGATGACGCTCGGGCGCATCGCCGCCGAGCTGGCCTACGGGGAAGGGCTGCAGGCCCACGCGCGCAGCGCGGAACTGCGCATGGAGACGCTGGCGGCGCCGGATCCCGCCGCCTGA
- the hisF gene encoding imidazole glycerol phosphate synthase subunit HisF, whose product MALAKRIIPCLDVNAGRVVKGINFLELRDAGDPVEVARRYDGEGADELTFLDITATADDRDLILPIIEAVASQVFIPLTVGGGVRTVADYRRLLNAGADKISVNSSAVANPQLIADAANKYGSQCVVVAIDAKRIAGGPAVGDAAARWEVFTHGGRRGTGLDAVEWAQRMAALGAGEILLTSMDRDGTRSGFDLALTRAVSDAVSVPVIASGGVGGLEHLAEGISLGHADAVLAASIFHYGEHTVGEAKRFMASRGIPVRL is encoded by the coding sequence ATGGCTCTCGCAAAACGCATCATTCCCTGTCTCGACGTCAACGCCGGGCGTGTCGTCAAGGGGATCAATTTCCTCGAGTTGCGCGACGCCGGCGACCCGGTCGAGGTCGCGCGCCGGTACGACGGCGAAGGCGCCGATGAACTGACCTTTCTCGACATCACGGCCACCGCCGACGACCGCGACCTGATCCTGCCGATCATCGAGGCGGTCGCCTCGCAGGTCTTCATCCCGCTGACGGTGGGCGGCGGCGTGCGCACGGTCGCGGACTACCGGCGCCTGCTCAACGCGGGCGCCGACAAGATCAGCGTCAACTCCTCGGCCGTCGCCAATCCGCAGCTCATCGCCGACGCCGCGAACAAGTACGGCTCGCAATGCGTCGTCGTCGCGATCGATGCGAAGCGCATTGCCGGGGGGCCTGCCGTCGGGGATGCCGCCGCGCGTTGGGAAGTCTTCACCCATGGCGGGCGGCGCGGCACCGGGCTCGACGCCGTCGAGTGGGCGCAGCGCATGGCGGCCCTGGGCGCGGGCGAGATCCTGCTGACCAGCATGGACCGCGACGGCACCAGGAGCGGCTTCGACCTGGCATTGACGCGCGCCGTGTCCGACGCCGTCTCGGTGCCGGTGATCGCCTCGGGCGGCGTCGGCGGGCTCGAACATCTCGCCGAAGGCATCTCGCTCGGCCATGCCGACGCGGTGCTGGCCGCCAGCATCTTCCACTATGGCGAGCACACGGTCGGCGAGGCGAAGCGTTTCATGGCGTCGCGCGGCATCCCGGTGCGTCTGTAG
- the hisA gene encoding 1-(5-phosphoribosyl)-5-[(5-phosphoribosylamino)methylideneamino]imidazole-4-carboxamide isomerase has product MLLIPAIDLKDGQCVRLKQGDMDQATVFAEDPAAAARHWVDQGARRLHLVDLNGAFAGKPRNEAAIRAIIAEVGNDIPVQLGGGIRDLNTIERYLDDGLSYVIIGTAAVKNPGLLKDACTAFAGHVIVGLDARDGKVATDGWSKLTGHEVIDLARKFEDYGVESIIYTDIGRDGMLHGINIEATVRLANAVKIPVIASGGLSNMADIDALCAVAAEGIEGVICGRAIYSGDLDFAAAQDRADSLAGGDGAP; this is encoded by the coding sequence ATGCTGCTCATTCCGGCCATCGATCTCAAGGACGGTCAGTGCGTCCGCCTCAAGCAGGGTGATATGGACCAGGCGACCGTGTTCGCCGAGGATCCCGCCGCCGCGGCCCGTCACTGGGTCGACCAGGGCGCGCGCCGCCTGCATCTGGTCGACCTCAACGGCGCCTTCGCGGGCAAGCCGCGCAACGAAGCCGCGATCCGCGCCATCATTGCGGAAGTCGGCAACGACATTCCCGTTCAGCTCGGCGGCGGCATTCGCGATCTGAACACGATCGAGCGCTACCTCGACGACGGGCTGTCCTACGTCATCATCGGCACCGCCGCGGTGAAGAATCCCGGCTTGCTCAAGGATGCGTGCACCGCGTTCGCCGGGCACGTGATCGTCGGCCTGGACGCCCGCGACGGCAAGGTCGCGACCGACGGCTGGAGCAAGCTGACCGGCCATGAAGTCATCGACCTGGCGCGCAAGTTCGAGGACTACGGCGTCGAATCGATCATCTACACCGACATCGGCCGCGACGGCATGCTGCACGGCATCAATATCGAGGCCACGGTGCGCCTCGCCAACGCGGTCAAGATTCCCGTGATCGCCAGCGGCGGTCTGTCGAACATGGCCGACATCGACGCGTTGTGCGCGGTGGCGGCCGAAGGCATCGAAGGCGTGATCTGCGGGCGCGCGATCTATTCCGGCGATCTCGACTTCGCGGCGGCGCAGGACCGCGCCGATTCGCTGGCGGGCGGCGACGGCGCGCCCTGA
- the hisH gene encoding imidazole glycerol phosphate synthase subunit HisH, whose translation MTNSIAIVDYGMGNLRSVAQALKHAAPEAQVEIVADPARIATADRIVLPGQGAMPDCMRALRESGLQEAVVAASRSKPLLGVCVGEQMLFDLSEEGDTPGLGLLPGKVLRFQLDGRTQDDGSRFKTPQMGWNRVRHARAHPLWEGIADDAFFYFVHSYYVAPADAADTVGVTTYGAPFTSAVARGNIFATQFHPEKSAAAGLRLYRNFVDWTPGG comes from the coding sequence ATGACCAATTCGATCGCCATCGTCGACTACGGAATGGGCAATCTGCGCTCGGTCGCGCAGGCGCTCAAGCACGCCGCACCCGAGGCGCAGGTCGAGATCGTCGCCGATCCGGCGCGCATCGCCACGGCGGACCGTATCGTCCTGCCCGGCCAGGGCGCGATGCCGGACTGCATGCGCGCGTTGCGCGAGTCGGGATTGCAGGAAGCCGTCGTGGCCGCGTCGCGCAGCAAGCCGCTGCTCGGCGTGTGCGTCGGCGAGCAGATGCTGTTCGACCTCAGCGAGGAAGGCGACACGCCCGGCCTCGGGCTGCTGCCCGGCAAGGTGCTGCGCTTCCAGCTCGATGGCCGGACGCAGGACGACGGCTCGCGCTTCAAGACCCCGCAAATGGGCTGGAACCGGGTGCGGCACGCACGCGCGCACCCCTTGTGGGAGGGTATCGCGGACGACGCCTTCTTCTATTTCGTGCACAGCTACTACGTGGCGCCCGCGGATGCCGCCGATACCGTAGGGGTCACCACCTACGGTGCGCCGTTCACGTCGGCGGTGGCGCGGGGCAATATCTTCGCCACGCAGTTCCATCCCGAGAAAAGCGCGGCGGCGGGATTGCGGCTGTATCGCAATTTCGTCGACTGGACGCCCGGCGGCTAG